A window from Argopecten irradians isolate NY chromosome 3, Ai_NY, whole genome shotgun sequence encodes these proteins:
- the LOC138317832 gene encoding uncharacterized protein produces MLMFILFVLFQVQAGVFGQTVSLSAPISFAIGADFSMRCELSDTTGISDINSFMIYRDADAALGTDESKIVSVDYNRSISGSVVQWQNSMLELRGAASGNVDAVDSAFIELNLTQSVCNDSATYRCTAFVTTGGVTIISDDQSIGAIASPGEMNAITATAIEGTIDQNGVVTNETMLNISCSGSVGNPAGNIRWCWKLEGATYQEVTSGITESVAVAAGNCQLERTSTLEYNVTDADTMTMFLCEVNGTYACGSAPYKSEFSITTVQTTTDNGGANGSSKLNFCGSAILLAVLSIAWLF; encoded by the exons ATGCTAATGTTTATCTTATTCGTTCTATTCCAAGTTCAGGCCGGTG TTTTCGGGCAGACGGTGTCTCTGTCGGCGCCAATCAGTTTTGCGATTGGAGCGGACTTTTCTATGAGGTGTGAGCTCTCAGATACGACGGGAATATCGGACATAAATAGCtttatg ATCTACAGGGATGCTGACGCCGCCCTAGGTACCGATGAGTCTAAAATCGTCTCCGTAGACTACAATCGTTCGATAAGTGGCAGTGTTGTCCAATGGCAGAACTCTATGTTAGAATTGCGAGGAGCAGCTTCCGGTAATGTCGACGCCGTAGATTCCGCTTTTATCGAATTAAACCTGACTCAGAGCGTGTGTAACGACAGCGCTACCTATCGCTGCACTGCCTTCGTCACGACGGGAGGTGTAACTATAATTAGCGACGACCAATCCATCGGTGCCAtag CATCCCCAGGTGAAATGAATGCAATAACGGCAACAGCGATAGAAGGGACAATAGATCAAAATGGGGTAGTAACTAATGAAACCATGCTGAATATCTCGTGCAGTGGCTCTGTAGGAAATCCTGCTGGAAACATCCGGTGGTGTTGGAAATTAGAGGGAGCAACTTACCAGGAAGTGACGTCAGGGATTACAGAATCTGTTGCAGTGGCTGCCGGAAATTGTCAGCTAGAGAGAACCTCCACGTTAGAATATAACGTGACAGACGCCGATACTATGACAATGTTCCTTTGTGAAGTTAACGGCACCTATGCTTGTGGTAGCGCCCCCTACAAAAGTGAATTCTCCATAACAAcag TGCAAACAACAACGGATAACGGCGGGGCCAATGGATCTAGCAAGCTAA ATTTTTGTGGATCAGCCATTTTGCTGGCAGTTTTAAGTATCGCCTGGTTATTTTGA